Proteins co-encoded in one Saprospira grandis genomic window:
- a CDS encoding OmpA family protein, translated as MAVSASLDFLQGAAQELAPPPPSNLAVLSALDSSSTEANIQLRPFYYTAATGAWQDQRQIDRLLRLLQDYPSLKVLIEAHADAQYEASRGLFLSLQQGQQLAQNLMAKGISSQRIYLRGCGMSYPQAQNFSFDGSPNEAGQQFNRRIELRLLEAQPTALKVDYSWPKLSPILLAAEAQDFRSKSQGLRYRIAIQTTSQLFDDPILSQLANVAAEKQANAPEITYYLGLERNFKAANALKETLEESGFENLYIQAYIDGWPIEKEQLPALLQRYPDLKEYDGQ; from the coding sequence TTGGCGGTTTCGGCTAGTTTGGATTTTCTGCAAGGAGCGGCCCAAGAACTGGCCCCTCCACCGCCTAGCAATTTGGCTGTTTTATCGGCCCTAGATAGTAGCTCTACCGAGGCCAACATTCAGCTTCGGCCATTTTATTATACTGCAGCAACTGGGGCATGGCAAGATCAGCGGCAGATAGACCGTTTGCTTCGTTTGCTTCAGGATTATCCCAGCCTAAAGGTATTGATTGAGGCCCATGCCGATGCCCAATATGAGGCCAGCCGAGGGCTGTTTTTGTCCTTGCAGCAAGGGCAGCAACTGGCCCAAAACCTAATGGCCAAAGGGATTTCCTCGCAGCGCATTTATCTAAGAGGTTGCGGCATGTCTTACCCTCAGGCCCAAAACTTTTCTTTTGATGGTTCGCCAAATGAGGCGGGGCAGCAATTTAACCGACGGATAGAGCTGCGCTTATTAGAGGCCCAACCAACGGCCTTGAAGGTAGATTATAGTTGGCCCAAATTGAGCCCGATTTTACTAGCTGCTGAGGCCCAGGATTTTAGAAGCAAAAGCCAAGGCCTACGCTATCGCATTGCTATTCAAACGACTAGCCAGCTTTTTGATGACCCCATTTTGAGCCAGCTAGCCAATGTCGCCGCCGAAAAACAGGCCAACGCTCCCGAAATTACCTATTATTTGGGCTTGGAGCGCAACTTTAAAGCTGCCAATGCCCTAAAAGAAACTTTGGAAGAAAGCGGCTTCGAGAACTTATATATACAAGCCTATATAGATGGTTGGCCCATAGAAAAAGAACAACTGCCGGCTTTGCTGCAGCGCTATCCAGACCTTAAGGAGTATGATGGGCAGTAG
- a CDS encoding ABC transporter permease, whose product MGFRNWEIKWKRLNWYAPDEKQWQYHGVIFPPISYSAEQVDLRNPLVGPRDEQVLTGYMRPHYLGTDPLGRDLAAGLLHGCRTALLVGLVAMSIAALIGILLGALAGYYGDDRLYWKRAYFLAFFFGLFAFCFLAFVWGAYPLGELLRSGNFLKAGFYLTLLGVLLAAISTLLGWILGQLPFLSVKKRLPLDLAVMRFIELINSIPVLLLILAILPLIKDSSIYTVMVLIGLLSWTGIAKFIRAEMLRIRALPYVEAARALGYRELSIIWRQALPNALPPVLIALAFGMAAAVLTESFLSFINVGLPPEQVSWGSLLRSARDAGISAWWLALFPGLAIFFTLSIFNLLGEGINKTLDPKEV is encoded by the coding sequence TTGGGCTTTCGCAATTGGGAGATTAAGTGGAAACGGCTCAACTGGTATGCTCCAGATGAAAAGCAGTGGCAATATCATGGGGTTATTTTTCCGCCCATTAGCTATTCTGCCGAGCAGGTTGATTTGCGCAATCCCTTAGTGGGTCCTCGAGATGAGCAGGTCCTGACTGGCTATATGCGACCGCATTATTTAGGCACCGACCCTTTGGGCCGAGATTTAGCTGCGGGTCTGCTACATGGCTGCCGAACGGCCCTATTGGTAGGCTTGGTGGCCATGTCGATAGCGGCTCTAATTGGCATTTTGCTGGGGGCTTTGGCTGGCTATTATGGCGATGATCGGCTCTACTGGAAACGCGCTTATTTCCTTGCTTTTTTCTTTGGTCTTTTTGCCTTTTGCTTTTTGGCCTTTGTTTGGGGCGCCTATCCCTTGGGCGAGCTCTTGAGGTCGGGTAATTTCTTAAAAGCAGGCTTTTATCTCACGCTTTTAGGAGTTCTTCTAGCAGCTATTTCTACACTTTTGGGCTGGATTTTGGGGCAGCTCCCTTTTCTTTCGGTCAAGAAGCGGCTCCCCTTAGATTTGGCCGTCATGCGCTTTATAGAATTGATTAACTCCATTCCGGTTCTCTTGCTCATTTTGGCCATTTTGCCCCTCATTAAAGATAGCTCTATTTATACCGTCATGGTCCTCATTGGTTTGTTATCTTGGACCGGTATTGCCAAGTTTATTCGAGCCGAAATGCTGCGTATAAGAGCGCTCCCCTATGTGGAGGCGGCTCGGGCTTTGGGCTATAGAGAGCTGAGCATCATCTGGCGGCAGGCCTTGCCCAATGCCCTGCCTCCGGTCCTCATTGCCTTGGCTTTTGGGATGGCTGCGGCGGTACTCACCGAGTCCTTTCTTTCTTTTATCAATGTGGGCCTACCTCCCGAGCAGGTGAGTTGGGGCTCTTTATTGCGTAGCGCCCGAGATGCGGGTATTTCGGCTTGGTGGCTGGCGCTTTTTCCAGGGCTTGCCATCTTTTTCACGCTCAGTATTTTCAATTTATTAGGAGAGGGTATTAACAAAACGCTAGATCCTAAGGAGGTTTAA
- a CDS encoding CinA family nicotinamide mononucleotide deamidase-related protein: MKAYIINIGDEILLGQILNTNAHWMAQELQAQGVDLQKILTISDERQAIIDSLEQAKGQADLVLITGGLGPTKDDITKFTLADYFGMSLAFHAPSFQNIERLFEQFGRNRRPDERYKVQAEMPEGAQILINKMGTASGIWFQEEGYPIVVSMPGVPKEMKYLMQEEVFPRLAQLPGRSNIVQQTWLCFGKGETDVSTALEDFEAQLPEAIKLAYLPNTKTGYLRLRLTAKGQEEAALVQAVQEEGAKLCQILGPKLIIGQEGDFLEAKLGELLRKKGKTIGTAESCTGGNIAHKITAIPGCSDYFMGSVVAYSNKVKMQQLGVAEETLDTEGAVSEATVRQMLSGLIKNLKVDYGIVSSGIAGPGGGRPDKPVGTIWLAMGSAEKQWVQKLELGNNRARNIEMSSSIALNLMRLFLLED; encoded by the coding sequence ATGAAAGCATACATCATCAATATTGGAGATGAAATTTTATTGGGCCAGATTCTCAATACCAACGCCCATTGGATGGCCCAAGAGCTACAAGCTCAGGGCGTCGATTTACAAAAAATCCTGACCATCTCCGATGAGCGCCAAGCCATTATTGATAGCTTGGAGCAAGCCAAGGGCCAAGCCGATTTGGTCCTAATTACGGGAGGCTTAGGGCCCACCAAAGACGATATTACTAAATTCACCCTAGCCGATTACTTCGGAATGTCGCTGGCTTTTCATGCCCCCAGCTTCCAAAATATCGAGCGTTTATTTGAGCAATTTGGCCGAAACCGCCGCCCAGACGAGCGCTATAAAGTACAGGCTGAAATGCCCGAAGGAGCCCAGATTCTAATTAACAAAATGGGGACTGCCTCTGGCATCTGGTTCCAAGAAGAGGGCTATCCCATTGTGGTCTCTATGCCTGGCGTGCCCAAAGAAATGAAATACCTCATGCAAGAGGAGGTCTTTCCCCGTTTGGCCCAATTGCCTGGCCGCTCTAATATTGTACAGCAAACTTGGCTTTGCTTTGGCAAAGGCGAAACCGATGTATCCACGGCCCTAGAAGATTTTGAGGCCCAATTGCCCGAAGCCATCAAATTGGCCTATTTGCCCAATACCAAAACGGGCTATTTGCGCTTGCGCCTTACCGCTAAAGGGCAAGAAGAGGCCGCTTTGGTCCAAGCCGTACAAGAAGAGGGGGCCAAACTTTGCCAAATTCTGGGGCCCAAACTCATTATTGGCCAAGAAGGCGATTTTTTAGAGGCTAAACTAGGCGAACTGCTCCGCAAAAAGGGAAAAACTATTGGCACTGCCGAAAGCTGCACGGGCGGAAATATTGCCCATAAAATTACGGCCATTCCTGGCTGTAGCGATTATTTCATGGGCTCAGTGGTCGCCTATAGCAATAAGGTAAAAATGCAGCAATTAGGCGTTGCTGAAGAAACTTTAGATACGGAAGGAGCCGTCTCTGAGGCTACCGTCCGCCAAATGCTCAGCGGCCTAATCAAAAACCTAAAAGTAGATTATGGCATAGTCAGTTCTGGCATTGCTGGCCCCGGCGGCGGCCGGCCCGATAAGCCCGTAGGCACCATCTGGCTGGCTATGGGTTCTGCAGAAAAACAATGGGTCCAAAAACTAGAATTGGGCAATAATAGAGCAAGAAATATTGAAATGAGTAGCAGTATTGCCCTCAACTTGATGCGCCTCTTTTTGCTGGAAGATTAA
- the proC gene encoding pyrroline-5-carboxylate reductase: MQTIALVGCGNLGSAIIKGLLASGQAPQHIRASRRSLWALQPLSELGVQTFSDNLEAIQGADIIILGLKPYVMPKVLAEIAPKLGPQQIVVSLATGLSLESLGQELPEEQPLVRAMPNTAADVSESLSCLAQKNCSLQQQKAVGRIFEAVGEAIWIEEELMEAATILGACGVAYVLRFIRAMVQGGIQLGFDAQTAKKIVTQTTKGAAELLLQGGKHPEEEIDKVTTPRGCTIVGLNEMEHSGFSSALIKGILASFEAIEKK; this comes from the coding sequence ATGCAAACAATTGCTTTAGTGGGTTGTGGAAACTTGGGCAGCGCCATTATTAAGGGATTATTGGCTAGTGGGCAAGCGCCCCAGCACATTCGGGCTAGTCGGCGTTCGCTTTGGGCCCTGCAGCCCTTGTCTGAACTAGGCGTACAGACCTTTTCGGATAATTTGGAGGCCATTCAGGGGGCCGATATTATTATTTTGGGCCTCAAGCCCTATGTTATGCCCAAGGTATTGGCCGAAATTGCCCCAAAATTAGGGCCGCAGCAAATTGTGGTCTCTTTGGCCACCGGACTAAGTTTGGAGAGTTTGGGCCAAGAGCTGCCCGAAGAACAACCACTAGTGCGGGCCATGCCCAATACGGCAGCCGATGTGAGCGAATCGCTTAGTTGTTTGGCGCAAAAAAACTGTAGTTTGCAGCAGCAAAAAGCAGTGGGCCGCATTTTTGAAGCCGTTGGCGAAGCGATTTGGATAGAAGAAGAACTGATGGAAGCCGCCACCATTTTGGGCGCCTGTGGCGTTGCTTATGTGCTCCGCTTTATCCGCGCTATGGTGCAGGGCGGCATTCAGCTAGGCTTTGATGCCCAAACGGCCAAAAAGATTGTCACCCAAACCACCAAGGGAGCAGCCGAGCTCCTTTTGCAAGGCGGCAAACACCCCGAAGAAGAAATTGATAAGGTGACTACGCCCAGAGGCTGTACCATTGTGGGCCTCAATGAAATGGAGCATTCGGGCTTTAGCTCGGCCCTGATCAAAGGGATTTTGGCTTCCTTTGAGGCCATAGAAAAGAAGTAA
- a CDS encoding saccharopine dehydrogenase C-terminal domain-containing protein, translating into MLNKILVVGAGRSATSLIDYLLEQTPKYQWEIIIADANLALAEKKLEGRAHGRAVALDVLDVESRGELVQEVDVVVSMLPPFMHHHLAGDCLKYGKHLANASYVAAELKEMAESAEEKGLIFLCELGLDPGIDHMSAMQGIHQIQEAGHKMLSFKSAAGGLVAPESDDNPWHYKFSWSPRNVVLAGQGIAKYMYNGQYKHVPYQRLFEDIELVEVPGMGQYEAYPNRISLKYESAYGLEGTPTILRQTLRHPGYCKAWNLLLQLGLTDDSHELEYSENLTYASLIRSFLPAANDELQFDSLRARLAHFFQLEEADKALDKLEWLGLFEETPIPFDQASPAVILQDILEKKWKLQPEEKDMIIMQHEFIYQDTQGQEHRRLSTMVQTGDNAEDTAMARLVGLPLAMGVKQIMLGQIERRGVLIPIHEEIYTPILQELENYGVVFEEREECLTE; encoded by the coding sequence ATGTTGAATAAAATTCTTGTGGTGGGCGCAGGGCGTTCGGCCACTTCTCTAATAGATTATTTGCTAGAACAAACGCCTAAATACCAGTGGGAAATCATTATTGCCGATGCCAATTTGGCCCTAGCCGAAAAAAAACTAGAGGGCAGAGCGCATGGCCGAGCCGTTGCGCTTGATGTACTAGATGTAGAAAGCCGTGGCGAATTGGTCCAAGAGGTAGATGTGGTGGTGTCTATGTTGCCTCCTTTTATGCACCATCATTTGGCCGGCGATTGCCTAAAGTATGGAAAGCATCTGGCCAATGCCTCTTATGTGGCTGCCGAGCTCAAAGAAATGGCCGAATCAGCTGAGGAAAAAGGCCTGATCTTCCTTTGTGAGCTGGGCCTCGATCCTGGTATCGACCATATGTCGGCTATGCAAGGTATTCACCAAATTCAGGAAGCTGGACACAAAATGCTTTCTTTCAAATCGGCCGCTGGCGGTTTGGTGGCCCCCGAAAGCGACGACAATCCCTGGCATTATAAATTCTCTTGGAGCCCCCGAAATGTGGTCCTTGCTGGCCAAGGTATTGCTAAGTATATGTATAATGGGCAGTATAAACACGTTCCCTATCAGCGCCTATTTGAAGATATCGAGCTAGTGGAGGTGCCCGGCATGGGCCAATATGAGGCCTATCCCAACCGCATTTCACTAAAATATGAATCGGCCTATGGCTTGGAAGGCACGCCCACAATTTTGCGGCAAACCCTCCGCCATCCTGGCTATTGCAAGGCTTGGAACCTACTGCTCCAACTGGGCCTTACCGATGATTCTCATGAACTAGAGTACTCCGAAAATCTCACTTACGCTAGCCTTATTCGCAGCTTTTTGCCTGCCGCCAATGATGAGCTGCAGTTTGATAGCCTAAGGGCCCGCCTGGCCCATTTCTTCCAGCTAGAAGAGGCAGATAAAGCCCTCGATAAGCTCGAATGGCTAGGCCTTTTTGAAGAAACGCCCATTCCTTTCGACCAGGCTTCTCCAGCCGTTATTTTGCAAGATATTCTAGAGAAAAAATGGAAGTTGCAGCCCGAAGAAAAGGATATGATTATCATGCAACACGAATTTATTTACCAAGATACCCAAGGCCAAGAACACCGCCGCCTCTCGACCATGGTACAAACGGGCGATAATGCCGAGGATACCGCTATGGCGCGGCTTGTCGGCCTGCCCTTAGCCATGGGCGTCAAGCAAATTATGCTGGGCCAAATCGAAAGAAGAGGGGTGCTTATCCCTATTCATGAAGAAATTTATACCCCCATTCTCCAAGAATTGGAAAACTATGGGGTGGTCTTTGAAGAAAGAGAAGAATGCCTAACGGAATAA
- the dnaA gene encoding chromosomal replication initiator protein DnaA codes for MENSHIEVWQQCLNKIKQEVKDQAFKTWFLPIQPKKLEGNTLTLQVPNFFFYEWLESHYIDQLKAAIRSQLGEEGQLQYVLQQKKAPQKPQVAVQREKPLRNPLQQKERRINRHYGQAPIRDKNEKIHNPFVIPGIKKKEIESQLNASYTFDRFIEGDCNRLARSAGMAVAKKPGQTAFNPLMIFGNVGLGKTHLAHAIGNEVKKNMKDKVVLYVSSEHFTNQFIESLTKNAISDFVNYYQLVDLLIVDDIQFLAKKQKTQDIFFHIFNHLHQRGKQLILTSDRPPKEMADIEERLISRFKWGLSADLQVPSLETRMAIIQQKMHNDGIELPHNVMEYISYTVRSNVRELEGILISLIAQSALNQRDIDMSLAREVISKFVDDVSQEISIEFIQKIVADYYDIPVEKLREKTRKKLIVTARKLSMYLAKQLSNKSLTFIGAAFGGRDHSTVIHACKSVEAMLQNDQSFKSIVADLKQKIKQNTQP; via the coding sequence ATGGAAAATTCACATATAGAAGTTTGGCAACAGTGCTTAAATAAAATTAAACAGGAGGTTAAAGACCAAGCCTTTAAGACTTGGTTCCTACCCATTCAGCCCAAAAAGCTGGAAGGGAACACCCTTACCTTGCAAGTTCCTAACTTCTTTTTCTATGAATGGCTAGAGTCACATTATATTGACCAACTCAAGGCCGCTATCCGCAGCCAACTAGGCGAAGAAGGACAGCTACAGTACGTTTTACAACAGAAAAAAGCGCCCCAAAAGCCACAGGTGGCCGTGCAAAGAGAAAAACCTTTGCGCAATCCCCTACAACAAAAAGAAAGAAGAATCAATCGGCATTATGGGCAAGCGCCTATCCGAGATAAGAACGAAAAGATCCATAACCCTTTTGTTATTCCAGGGATCAAGAAAAAGGAAATTGAGTCGCAGCTCAATGCTAGCTATACCTTTGACCGCTTTATTGAGGGAGATTGTAACCGCTTGGCCCGTTCTGCAGGTATGGCCGTGGCCAAAAAGCCCGGACAAACCGCCTTTAATCCCCTAATGATTTTTGGTAATGTGGGACTAGGCAAAACGCATTTGGCCCATGCCATTGGCAATGAAGTGAAGAAGAACATGAAAGACAAGGTGGTCCTTTATGTCTCTTCAGAGCATTTTACTAACCAATTTATTGAGTCACTGACCAAAAACGCCATCTCGGATTTTGTCAACTACTATCAACTCGTAGATTTACTGATTGTAGATGATATTCAGTTTTTGGCCAAGAAGCAGAAAACCCAAGATATTTTCTTTCATATCTTTAATCATCTGCACCAAAGAGGTAAACAACTCATCCTCACCTCAGATCGTCCACCCAAAGAAATGGCCGATATTGAAGAGCGTTTAATTTCTAGATTCAAATGGGGGCTCTCTGCCGATTTGCAGGTCCCTTCTCTAGAAACAAGAATGGCCATTATCCAACAAAAGATGCATAATGATGGCATTGAACTGCCTCATAATGTGATGGAGTATATTTCTTATACCGTTCGCTCTAATGTCCGTGAGCTAGAAGGGATTCTCATTTCTCTAATTGCTCAATCGGCCCTCAACCAAAGAGATATCGATATGTCGCTTGCCCGCGAGGTCATCTCTAAGTTTGTAGATGATGTGAGCCAAGAGATTTCTATTGAGTTTATTCAGAAAATTGTGGCCGACTACTATGATATTCCAGTAGAAAAGCTGCGTGAAAAGACCCGCAAAAAGCTTATCGTTACGGCCCGAAAACTCTCTATGTATTTGGCCAAACAGCTAAGTAATAAGTCGCTAACCTTTATTGGGGCCGCCTTTGGTGGCCGAGACCATAGCACGGTTATTCACGCCTGTAAATCCGTAGAGGCCATGCTGCAAAATGACCAAAGTTTTAAGTCAATTGTAGCCGATCTCAAGCAGAAGATTAAGCAAAATACCCAGCCCTAA
- the glyA gene encoding serine hydroxymethyltransferase: MLKDLQVAALIREEHERQQNGIELIASENIVSQQLMQAMGSCLTNKYAEGYPQKRYYGGCEVVDKIEQLAIDRAKALFNAEYVNVQPHSGAQANAAVYLACVKPGDTILGFDLAHGGHLTHGSKANFSGQLYHPVFYGVEEATGRIDMDKVAAKAKEHQPKIILCGASAYSREWEYERFREIADEVGAILWCDMAHPAGVIAAGLLKNPLDYCHIVTTTTHKTLRGPRGGMILMGKDFPNPFGKVWKKSGNPKKMSVLLNSAVFPGTQGGPLEHVIAAKAVAFHEALQPSFKTYQKQVVANAKAMAQAFVDKGYKVISGGTDNHLMLIDLRPKGVTGKQAEETLILADITVNKNMVPFDTESPMVTSGMRIGTPAVTTRGFKEADCVKTVEWMDRILSNIDDAQEIAAVKAEINAYMANYPLFASDEEGVEVAPL; encoded by the coding sequence ATGTTGAAAGATCTTCAAGTGGCCGCATTGATCCGGGAGGAGCACGAACGCCAGCAGAACGGTATCGAACTGATTGCCTCTGAGAACATTGTTAGTCAGCAGCTCATGCAGGCCATGGGGTCTTGCCTCACTAATAAGTACGCTGAGGGATATCCCCAAAAGCGCTATTATGGCGGCTGCGAGGTCGTAGATAAAATTGAACAATTGGCTATTGATCGCGCCAAAGCGCTTTTCAATGCGGAATATGTCAATGTGCAGCCACATTCTGGCGCCCAGGCCAATGCGGCCGTATATTTGGCTTGTGTAAAACCTGGCGATACGATCCTCGGTTTTGATTTGGCTCATGGCGGTCATCTTACGCATGGCTCTAAGGCCAATTTTTCGGGCCAGCTCTATCATCCCGTTTTTTATGGGGTAGAAGAAGCCACGGGCCGTATCGATATGGATAAGGTGGCCGCCAAGGCCAAAGAGCATCAGCCTAAAATTATCCTTTGTGGGGCCTCGGCCTATTCTAGAGAATGGGAGTATGAGCGCTTCAGAGAGATTGCCGATGAGGTAGGGGCTATCCTTTGGTGCGATATGGCGCATCCTGCGGGCGTTATTGCCGCTGGCCTGCTCAAAAATCCTTTGGACTATTGCCATATCGTGACCACCACGACGCATAAAACTTTGCGTGGCCCCAGAGGGGGAATGATTTTGATGGGCAAAGATTTTCCCAATCCCTTTGGTAAGGTCTGGAAGAAGTCGGGCAATCCCAAAAAGATGTCGGTACTCCTCAACTCTGCCGTTTTTCCCGGCACCCAAGGAGGCCCGCTAGAGCATGTAATTGCCGCTAAGGCGGTTGCTTTTCACGAGGCCTTGCAACCTAGCTTTAAGACCTACCAAAAACAGGTGGTGGCCAATGCCAAAGCGATGGCGCAGGCTTTTGTCGATAAAGGCTATAAGGTCATTTCTGGCGGAACAGATAACCACCTTATGCTGATTGACCTTCGCCCCAAAGGCGTAACGGGCAAGCAGGCAGAAGAAACTCTCATCTTGGCCGATATTACGGTCAATAAAAATATGGTGCCCTTTGATACTGAATCGCCTATGGTGACTTCGGGCATGCGTATAGGTACCCCCGCCGTCACGACTCGAGGCTTCAAAGAGGCCGATTGTGTGAAAACTGTAGAATGGATGGACCGCATTTTGAGCAATATTGATGATGCCCAAGAAATTGCTGCCGTCAAAGCCGAAATCAATGCCTATATGGCCAATTATCCGCTTTTTGCCTCGGATGAGGAAGGGGTAGAAGTGGCTCCACTATAA
- a CDS encoding acyl-CoA dehydrogenase family protein, with protein sequence MNSSANEALALIQESARNFAEKHIRPEMMDWDERQYFPKDLFQKMGEQGFMGVLVPEEYGGTGLGYQEYITVIEEVAQVCSSIGLSLAAHNSLGTNHILMFGNEEQKKKYLPKLASGEHVAFWGLTEANTGSDAMRMQCTAEKDGDYYVINGTKNWITHGISGDVGVVLVRTGDLLDSRGISAFVIERNMEGFSAGKKENKLGMRASETAELVFENCRVHKSQLLGNEGEGFIQAMKILDGGRISIAALSLGIAKGAYKAALKYSKEREQFGKAISKFQAIAFKLADMATEIEAAELLTRKAGYLKDNHLPVTKISAMAKYMASEVCVKVATDSIQVHGGYGYTKDFPVEKFFRDSKLCTIGEGTSEIQKLVISRSLLKD encoded by the coding sequence ATGAACAGCTCAGCCAATGAGGCCTTGGCTCTTATTCAGGAGTCTGCCCGCAACTTTGCCGAAAAACATATTCGCCCCGAGATGATGGATTGGGATGAACGCCAGTATTTTCCCAAAGACCTTTTCCAGAAAATGGGAGAACAAGGGTTTATGGGCGTTTTGGTCCCTGAAGAATATGGCGGAACAGGCCTAGGTTATCAAGAGTATATTACCGTGATCGAGGAGGTCGCTCAGGTGTGTAGCTCTATCGGCTTGTCTTTGGCGGCCCACAACTCTTTAGGAACCAACCATATTTTGATGTTTGGCAATGAGGAGCAAAAGAAAAAGTATTTACCCAAGTTGGCCAGTGGCGAACATGTTGCTTTTTGGGGACTTACCGAGGCCAACACGGGTTCTGATGCTATGCGTATGCAATGTACCGCAGAAAAAGATGGCGATTATTATGTAATTAACGGGACCAAAAACTGGATTACCCACGGCATCAGTGGCGATGTTGGGGTGGTGCTCGTCCGTACAGGCGACCTACTCGACAGCCGCGGCATTAGTGCCTTTGTTATTGAGCGGAATATGGAAGGATTTTCTGCTGGGAAGAAGGAGAATAAGCTCGGTATGCGCGCCTCTGAAACTGCCGAATTGGTTTTTGAAAATTGCCGAGTACACAAGAGTCAGTTGCTAGGCAATGAGGGCGAAGGCTTTATCCAAGCCATGAAAATTCTAGATGGTGGCCGCATTTCTATTGCTGCCCTTTCTCTAGGTATTGCTAAAGGTGCTTATAAGGCGGCCCTAAAGTACTCTAAAGAAAGAGAGCAGTTTGGCAAAGCCATTTCTAAGTTCCAAGCTATTGCCTTCAAACTTGCCGATATGGCCACAGAAATTGAAGCGGCAGAATTGCTTACTCGCAAGGCGGGTTATCTTAAAGATAATCATTTGCCCGTGACCAAAATCTCGGCTATGGCGAAATATATGGCCTCTGAGGTTTGTGTAAAAGTAGCTACCGATAGTATTCAGGTACATGGTGGTTATGGTTATACCAAGGACTTCCCCGTAGAGAAGTTTTTCCGCGATTCTAAACTCTGTACTATTGGAGAGGGTACCTCTGAAATTCAGAAGCTAGTGATTTCTCGCTCTTTGCTAAAAGACTAG
- a CDS encoding EF-hand domain-containing protein — translation MKNLLMLIGFGLIALNAQAQDQKREGKERLSKEERFEKMDADQDGQISQAEAKGRLKKNFATIDADQNGFISLEELKNKPKGKGKKGKGKRFEKLDADQDGQISQAEAKGPIKENFATIDSNQDGFISQDELKAAPKSAKRRERKTN, via the coding sequence ATGAAAAATCTACTGATGTTAATTGGATTTGGATTGATTGCTTTGAATGCTCAGGCACAAGACCAAAAAAGAGAAGGAAAAGAGCGTTTGTCTAAAGAAGAGCGCTTTGAAAAAATGGATGCCGACCAAGATGGGCAGATTTCTCAGGCAGAGGCCAAAGGTCGCCTCAAAAAGAATTTTGCAACAATTGATGCCGACCAAAATGGCTTTATTAGCCTAGAGGAATTAAAAAACAAACCTAAGGGCAAGGGCAAAAAAGGCAAAGGCAAGCGTTTTGAGAAGCTAGATGCTGACCAAGACGGACAGATTTCTCAGGCCGAAGCCAAAGGTCCCATCAAAGAAAATTTTGCAACAATTGACAGCAACCAAGATGGCTTTATTAGCCAAGATGAGCTGAAAGCGGCCCCAAAATCGGCCAAAAGAAGAGAACGGAAAACAAATTAG